A genomic segment from Panthera tigris isolate Pti1 chromosome A1, P.tigris_Pti1_mat1.1, whole genome shotgun sequence encodes:
- the N4BP3 gene encoding NEDD4-binding protein 3 yields the protein MATALGPAGIAMGSVGSLLERQDLSPEELRAALAGPRGSRQPDGLLRKGLGQRELLSYLHLPKKDSKTAKRAPRNESADYTTLYYREHPRAGDFSKTSLPERGRFDKCRIRPSVFKPVVGAGKGFLSMQSLAAHKGQKLWRSNGSLHTLACHPPLSPGPRTSQAQARAQLLHALSLDEGGPEPEPSLSDSSSGGSFGRSPGTGPGPFSSSLGHINHLGGSLDRASRVPKEAGPLAMLSCLPEPPPPYEFSCPTAEEVVALLPDTCEDLKRGLGDEDGSNPFTQVLEERQRLWLSELKRLYVERLHEVAQKAERSERNLQLQLFMAQQEQRRLRKELRAQQGLGPEPRPPGALPDADPNTRPEEEARWEVCQKTAEISLLKQQLREAQAELAQKLAEIFSLKTQLRGSRAQAQAQDAELAQLREAVRSLQEQGSREEAQGSCETDDCKSRGLLGEAGGSSEAAGGAEQLRAQLVQERLRAQEQALCFERERRTWQEEKERVLRYQREIQGGYLDMYRRNQALEQELRALREPPAPWSPRLESSKI from the exons ATGGCCACAGCCCTGGGCCCTGCTGGCATTGCCATGGGCAGCGTGGGCAGCCTGTTGGAACGGCAGGACTTGTCCCCGGAAGAGCTACGGGCAGCGCTTGCAGGGCCCCGGGGTTCCCGCCAGCCTGATGGGCTCCTCCGGAAGGGCCTGGGCCAGCGTGAGCTCCTCAGCTACCTGCACCTCCCCAAGAAGGACAGCAAGACGGCCAAGCGTGCCCCTCGGAACGAGAGTGCTGACTACACCACCCTCTACTACCGGGAGCATCCTCGAGCTGGTGACTTCAGCAAGACTTCACTGCCCGAGCGGGGTCGCTTTGACAAG TGCCGCATTCGCCCATCGGTGTTCAAGCCCGTGGTGGGCGCTGGGAAAGGCTtcctgtccatgcagagcctggcAGCCCACAAGGGCCAGAAGCTGTGGCGCAGCAATGGCAGCCTGCACACATTGGCCTGCCACCCACCCCTGAGCCCAGGGCCCCGGACCAGCCAGGCACAGGCCCGGGCCCAGCTGTTGCATGCGCTCAGCCTGGACGAGGGCGGCCCCGAGCCCGAGCCCAGCCTGTCTGACTCCTCCAGCGGGGGCAGCTTTGGCCGCAGTCCTGGCACTGGTCCTGGCCCCTTCAGCTCCTCTTTGGGCCACATTAACCACCTTGGGGGCTCCCTGGACCGGGCCTCCCGGGTCCCCAAGGAGGCTGGGCCACTGGCGATGCTGAGCTGCCTGCCCGAGCCACCGCCCCCCTATGAGTTCTCCTGCCCCACCGCCGAGGAGGTGGTGGCCCTGCTTCCCGACACCTGTGAAGATCTCAAGAGAGGCCTCGGTGATGAGGATGGCTCCAACCCTTTCACACAG GTGCTGGAAGAGCGCCAGCGGCTGTGGCTGTCCGAGCTGAAGCGCCTGTATGTGGAGAGGCTGCACGAGGTGGCTCAGAAGGCAGAGCGCAGTGAGCGCAACCTCCAGCTCCAGCTGTTCATGGCCCAGCAGGAGCAGCGGCGGCTGCGCAAAGAGCTCCGGGCACAGCAGGGCCTGGGCCCCGAGCCTCGGCCCCCCGGTGCCCTCCCGGATGCTGACCCTAACACCCGACCAGAGGAAGAAGCCCGATGGGAG gtGTGCCAGAAGACAGCGGAGATTAGCCTCTTGAAGCAGCAGCTGCGGGAGGCTCAGGCCGAGCTGGCGCAGAAGCTGGCCGAGATCTTCAGCCTCAAGACGCAACTTCGGGGCAGCCGGGCGCAGGCGCAGGCCCAGGACGCAGAGCTGGCCCAGCTGCGCGAGGCCGTGCGGAGCCTGCAGGAGCAGGGCTCTCGGGAGGAAGCCCAGGGCAGCTGTGAGACCGACGACTGCAAGAGcagggggctgctgggggaggCGGGTGGCAGCAGCGAGGCCGCAGGTGGCGCCGAGCAGCTGCGGGCCCAGCTGGTGCAGGAGCGGCTCCGCGCCCAGGAGCAGGCACTGTGCTTTGAGCGGGAGCGGCGGACGtggcaggaggagaaggaaagggtgCTGCGCTACCAGCGGGAGATCCAAGGAGGCTACCTGGACATGTACCGCCGCAACCAGGCGCTGGAACAAGAGCTGCGGGCACTGCGGGAGCCCCCAGCACCCTGGAGTCCTCGGCTGGAGTCCTCCAAGATCTGA